In Synergistales bacterium, the genomic stretch GAAACGTGTCCTCCTCTTCTCCCTTGCCCTGGCCCTTCTCTGTGGTGTGGCCGCCGCGGTGGCCGCCTTCTACTGGAACGAACACACCCATTTCCGCCGCATGGAATCGGAGATTCAGGGCATCGCCGGCGACAGCTCGCTCCTTCTGGAAGAGCGGGCCTCCCTGGTAGACCGGATCGCCCGGTATCAGGAGGGGGTGCAGGATGCCTTTGCCGGACATCTGGTGCCCCCGGATCTGCTCTATCTCGTCCTCTGCGACAACGACGGCAGGGTGCGGCGCACACTCTTCGGCGGCTCCATGGAGGGCTTGCGGTTCCCCAGCCGCTCTCTGCGCCGGCAATGGATGATGAATATCCATTTCACCGGCAGCGAGCGACTCTGCCTGAGCTATGCGGCGCCCTCCCAGGGGGGATGGCTGGTCGCCGGGTTCGAACCCTCCTTTCTCTTTTCCCGCATCCAGTCGGAGCTTCCGGGGAGCATGTGGGCCCTGATCACCGAATCCCGCGGGCAGGTGCTGGCCTCCTGGAACGACCGCGAACGCTACCCCCCGGGGAGCTACGTGGCCCAGCACATGACCGTCTCGGAATCGGAGAGCGCAATGCCTTTGCGGGGGGAGATGGCCTGGGGGGCCTGGGACAGATGGCAGGCCATCCCTATGGCCCAAGGGCTGCAGATCACCGGCGGCGTCTGGCTGGACCGCATGGTCCCTGTCGCCGTGAAGGGCGGCATCGTCGCTGCTCTGGCGGTGCTGCTCCTCGGGGCGCTTCTGCTCGCCCCGCTGGACAGGGGGTTCGCCCGTGTTACCAGGAGTTTCCGGCATCTCACCTCGCTCATCGGCGAGCTGGACGGGCGGCTCCAGCAGTCGGAGGATCCCTTCGCCGCCCTGCTGCACGCCCGGGAGAAGTGGCGGCTTCCGCTCGAGATGGGAAAGAGGGATTTCCGGGAGGCCAGACAGGTGGAAGAGGCCCTGAACAACCTGCTCAACAGTATGGGAGCCCAGGGGCAGGAGCTGGCAGCCCTCTACGAGGAAACCCGGGCCATCGAGGAGGAGCTGCAGCAGAGCAACTGGAGCCTCCGCAAGGCCTTCGGGCGTCTGGAGGAGCTGGCGACCTTCTCGCAGACCGCCATGGAAGCCCGCTCCGTCCAGGACGCCTGCACGCGGAGCATCGGCTCGCTCATTGACTTCAGCGGCGCCCGGGCCGGAACGGTGGTGGCCTTCACCAGGGAACACCAGGAGGTCGTCGCCTTCCAGGGATCGGAGGAGGCGCGCAAGGTACTGGACCAGTCGCTCCGGGGGGAGCTCTTCCGGATCTTCGGTTCCAGCGGAAAGCGTGAAAGAGAGCTCGAACGCGGGGGATTCCGGTGGTATCTCTTCCCTGTCTACTACCTCGGCGAGGCCGAGGGGGCCATTCTCCTCGCCCTGCCGCAGGGGGAACGGATGAGCAGGGAGTCCGCCGAAGCGCTCCACCTCTTTGTCCCCCACCTCGGGGGCATGCTCCACGCCCAGATACTCATGGACGAGATCCGCCACTCCTACCACTATCTCGCCGTGCGGCTCCAGCATGTATCGGCCACCTACCACGACGAGACCGGCGAGCACCTCCGCCGTATCCGGGCCTTCTCGGTCTTTCTGGCCGAGCAGTACGGACTGAACCGGCAGAACGTGGAGGATATCGGTCTGTACAGCATGCTGCACGACATCGGCAAGCTCCGGGTGCCCAGAGAGATCCTGCTCAAGCCCGGCCCGGTGACCGAAGAGGAGTTCGGCGAGATCAAACGCCACGTCCACTACGGCGTGGAGGCACTGGGCAACGCTACCTGGCTGAGCATGGCCCGGGAGATCTGCCTCTACCACCACGAACGCTGGGACGGCAGCGGCTACCCCGAAGGCCTGAGCGGCAGGCGGATCCCGCTCTCCGCGCGGATCGTGGGCCTGGCCGACGTCTACGACGCCCTGCGGACGTCGCGGGTCTACAAGCCCGCCTTCTCCCACCAGAAGACGACCCGCATCATTCTGGAAGGAGACGGCAGGGTGCAGCCCGACCACTTCGATCCCGATCTCCTGGAGATCTTTCGGGCGAACCACCATATCTTCGAGCGCATCTACCGCGAGGTCTCCCGGGGCGGCGAGCTCTTTGCCATCGCCGGGGAGGACTCCGGGAACGACGGGGCCTAGCCGGTTGTTCCTTCCGTAGAGAAATCCGATACAAAGGTGAAGGAGACTGTTCCCTCTACGCTGGTGGAATGCTATAATTCCCCTGTGT encodes the following:
- a CDS encoding HD-GYP domain-containing protein, which codes for MTDTITTFRKRVLLFSLALALLCGVAAAVAAFYWNEHTHFRRMESEIQGIAGDSSLLLEERASLVDRIARYQEGVQDAFAGHLVPPDLLYLVLCDNDGRVRRTLFGGSMEGLRFPSRSLRRQWMMNIHFTGSERLCLSYAAPSQGGWLVAGFEPSFLFSRIQSELPGSMWALITESRGQVLASWNDRERYPPGSYVAQHMTVSESESAMPLRGEMAWGAWDRWQAIPMAQGLQITGGVWLDRMVPVAVKGGIVAALAVLLLGALLLAPLDRGFARVTRSFRHLTSLIGELDGRLQQSEDPFAALLHAREKWRLPLEMGKRDFREARQVEEALNNLLNSMGAQGQELAALYEETRAIEEELQQSNWSLRKAFGRLEELATFSQTAMEARSVQDACTRSIGSLIDFSGARAGTVVAFTREHQEVVAFQGSEEARKVLDQSLRGELFRIFGSSGKRERELERGGFRWYLFPVYYLGEAEGAILLALPQGERMSRESAEALHLFVPHLGGMLHAQILMDEIRHSYHYLAVRLQHVSATYHDETGEHLRRIRAFSVFLAEQYGLNRQNVEDIGLYSMLHDIGKLRVPREILLKPGPVTEEEFGEIKRHVHYGVEALGNATWLSMAREICLYHHERWDGSGYPEGLSGRRIPLSARIVGLADVYDALRTSRVYKPAFSHQKTTRIILEGDGRVQPDHFDPDLLEIFRANHHIFERIYREVSRGGELFAIAGEDSGNDGA